In one Fodinicola acaciae genomic region, the following are encoded:
- a CDS encoding polynucleotide kinase-phosphatase produces MTKKLEVPELSLVVLIGTTGAGKSTFARAHFRTTEVISSDFCRALVSDDENDQTATADAFEVLHVIAGKRLAAGRLTVIDATNVQPEARKQLVALAREHDVLPVAIVLDVPESVCARRNATRTDRQFGSHVLHRQRDQLRRSLRNLSREGFRHVHTLRGEDEIADVDIVRTKLYNDLREERGPFDVIGDVHGCRSELVSLLEKLGYAVTADGARHPNGRRAVFVGDLVDRGPDTPGVLRLVMGMVAAGDAYCVSGNHEAKLLRALRGRNVRVTHGLAESLEQLTVEPADFRARVEKFADGLISHYVLDDGRLVVSHAGLIERYHGRASGRVRSFALYGETTGETDEFGLPVRYPWANDYRGKAMVLYGHTPVPAPEWVNNTMCLDTGCVFGGRLTALRYPEREVVSVPAQKVYYQPAKPFPRDPATAPADSVRRDPVVLDLKDVLGNTGIETRLHGRVTVREGNAAAALEVMSRFAVDPRWLLYLPPTMSPVATSQLPDSLEHPLQAFEAYRADGVDAVVCEEKHMGSRAVALVCRDSAVAAERFGMPEGSLGELWTRTGRPFFDPARTIRFLTRLAEAADRAGLFQELNTSWLLLDTELLPWSVKAEGLLRGQYAAVGAAAGAVFPAAADVLARAAARGLDVGELSARADRRAANAAAFTAAYRRYCWQTEDLTGVRIAPFQLLATEGAAYHERPHAEHLAWADRLVEADPELVTATRRSYVDTTDPAAVEAAVGWWEALTAEGGEGMVVKPAANLVRGGRGLVQPGLKVRGREYLRIIYGPDYVDHLPRLRSRGLGHKRSMAAREYALGIEALERLARGEPLWRVHECVFAVLALESEPVDPRL; encoded by the coding sequence ATGACCAAGAAGCTCGAGGTGCCCGAGCTCAGCCTGGTGGTGCTGATCGGCACCACCGGCGCCGGAAAGTCGACCTTCGCGCGCGCACATTTCCGCACCACCGAGGTCATCTCCAGCGACTTCTGTCGCGCTTTGGTCTCCGACGACGAAAACGACCAGACCGCGACCGCGGATGCCTTCGAGGTGCTGCATGTCATCGCCGGCAAGCGGCTCGCCGCCGGCCGGCTGACGGTGATCGACGCGACGAACGTGCAGCCGGAGGCGCGTAAGCAGCTGGTGGCGTTGGCGCGCGAGCACGACGTGCTGCCGGTGGCTATCGTCCTGGACGTGCCCGAATCGGTCTGTGCGCGCCGAAACGCGACTCGTACGGACCGGCAGTTTGGCTCGCACGTGCTGCACCGGCAGCGCGACCAACTGCGCCGGAGCCTGCGCAACCTGTCGCGAGAAGGCTTCCGGCACGTGCACACGCTCCGCGGCGAGGACGAGATCGCGGATGTCGACATCGTACGCACGAAGCTCTACAACGACCTGCGCGAGGAGCGTGGTCCTTTCGACGTGATCGGGGACGTCCACGGCTGTCGGTCGGAACTGGTGTCGTTGCTGGAAAAGCTCGGCTATGCGGTGACCGCCGATGGCGCGCGGCATCCGAACGGCCGGCGCGCGGTGTTCGTCGGCGACCTGGTCGACCGCGGGCCGGACACGCCCGGCGTGCTGCGGCTGGTGATGGGGATGGTGGCCGCCGGCGACGCGTACTGCGTGAGCGGCAACCACGAAGCCAAGCTGTTGCGCGCGTTGCGCGGCAGGAACGTACGGGTAACCCATGGGCTGGCCGAGTCGCTGGAGCAGCTGACCGTCGAGCCGGCGGATTTCCGTGCCCGGGTGGAGAAGTTCGCCGATGGCCTGATCTCGCACTATGTCCTCGACGACGGACGGCTGGTGGTCTCGCACGCCGGACTCATCGAGCGCTACCACGGCCGCGCGTCCGGTCGCGTACGTTCTTTCGCTCTGTACGGTGAAACCACCGGTGAGACCGACGAGTTCGGGCTGCCGGTGCGCTATCCGTGGGCCAACGACTATCGCGGCAAGGCGATGGTGCTCTACGGCCACACTCCGGTGCCGGCGCCGGAGTGGGTCAACAACACGATGTGCCTGGACACCGGCTGCGTTTTCGGCGGCCGGCTGACCGCTTTGCGTTATCCGGAGCGAGAAGTCGTGTCCGTGCCGGCGCAGAAGGTCTATTACCAGCCGGCGAAGCCGTTTCCGCGCGACCCGGCGACCGCGCCGGCCGACTCGGTGCGCCGTGATCCGGTCGTGCTCGATCTGAAGGACGTGCTCGGCAACACCGGCATCGAGACGCGGCTGCACGGCCGGGTGACCGTACGCGAGGGAAACGCGGCAGCGGCGCTGGAGGTGATGAGCCGCTTCGCGGTCGACCCGCGATGGCTGCTCTACCTGCCGCCGACCATGTCGCCGGTGGCGACCTCACAGCTGCCGGACTCTTTGGAACATCCGCTGCAGGCCTTCGAGGCTTATCGTGCCGATGGCGTGGATGCCGTCGTGTGCGAGGAAAAGCACATGGGGTCACGAGCGGTTGCCTTGGTCTGTCGCGATTCCGCCGTCGCGGCCGAGCGTTTCGGCATGCCGGAAGGAAGTCTCGGTGAGCTGTGGACCCGCACCGGCCGGCCGTTTTTCGATCCTGCGCGTACGATCCGGTTTCTGACCCGGCTGGCCGAAGCAGCCGACCGCGCCGGACTTTTCCAGGAGCTCAACACGTCATGGCTGCTGCTGGACACCGAGCTGCTGCCGTGGAGCGTCAAGGCCGAGGGTTTGCTGCGCGGACAGTACGCCGCCGTGGGCGCCGCCGCCGGCGCGGTTTTTCCCGCGGCGGCTGATGTCCTGGCGCGTGCGGCGGCCCGCGGCCTGGACGTCGGCGAGCTGTCCGCGCGTGCGGACCGGCGTGCCGCCAACGCCGCCGCGTTCACCGCGGCATACCGGCGTTACTGCTGGCAGACCGAGGATCTGACCGGCGTACGGATCGCGCCGTTCCAACTGCTCGCGACCGAAGGCGCCGCCTATCACGAGCGGCCGCACGCCGAGCACCTGGCCTGGGCCGACCGGCTGGTGGAGGCCGATCCCGAGCTGGTCACGGCGACCCGGCGGTCCTATGTGGACACCACCGATCCGGCGGCCGTCGAGGCGGCGGTCGGCTGGTGGGAGGCGCTGACCGCCGAAGGCGGCGAAGGGATGGTCGTCAAGCCCGCCGCGAACCTCGTTCGCGGCGGGCGCGGTCTGGTGCAGCCGGGGTTGAAGGTGCGCGGCCGCGAATACCTGCGGATCATCTACGGCCCTGACTACGTCGACCACCTGCCGCGGCTGCGATCCCGCGGCCTCGGGCACAAGCGGTCGATGGCGGCGCGCGAGTACGCGCTGGGGATCGAGGCGCTGGAGCGGCTGGCCCGCGGCGAGCCGCTCTGGCGCGTCCACGAGTGCGTCTTCGCGGTGCTCGCGCTGGAATCCGAGCCGGTGGACCCGCGGCTGTAG